In one window of Fibrobacter sp. DNA:
- a CDS encoding EamA family transporter: MGSMIESAQGKAKGILYGCGAAICYGTNPLGALFLYREGLTPEAVLCYRFATAVFLLFLLMLANRMSFKVERRGVPVLAVLGFLFAVCALALYASFNYMDAGLASTLLFLYPLEVALIMGLFFKEKLNLTTALSIAISLGGIALLYKGGEGGSVLNTTGLLLVLASSFAYAIYIVIVSKARLNMGAVKLSFYAMIFCLMFLLLYSVTLGSGTPPVLTSASQWGWALMLGFVPTVLSLVFMAKAGKLVGSTPTAIMGALEPLTAVVIGTVIFDESLTLRIVLGIMLILASVVLLALKKK; encoded by the coding sequence ATGGGATCCATGATCGAATCGGCTCAAGGTAAAGCAAAGGGTATTCTCTACGGTTGTGGTGCCGCCATCTGCTACGGCACCAATCCTCTGGGAGCCCTCTTCCTTTATCGTGAAGGACTCACTCCGGAAGCAGTCCTGTGTTACCGTTTTGCGACGGCCGTATTCCTGCTTTTCCTGTTGATGCTTGCAAACCGCATGAGCTTCAAGGTTGAACGCCGTGGGGTTCCTGTTCTTGCCGTTCTCGGCTTTCTCTTTGCTGTTTGCGCCTTGGCACTTTACGCATCCTTCAATTACATGGATGCAGGCCTTGCCTCTACCTTGTTGTTCCTTTATCCATTGGAAGTCGCCTTGATCATGGGGCTTTTCTTTAAGGAAAAGTTGAACTTGACTACGGCTTTGTCCATCGCCATATCCTTGGGAGGGATTGCGTTACTTTACAAGGGCGGTGAAGGTGGCTCTGTCCTCAATACAACGGGGCTTTTGTTGGTACTAGCTTCATCTTTTGCGTATGCCATTTACATTGTGATTGTAAGCAAGGCGCGCCTGAACATGGGGGCGGTAAAACTTTCTTTTTACGCCATGATTTTCTGCCTCATGTTTCTGTTGTTGTATTCTGTAACCTTGGGAAGCGGAACACCTCCGGTCTTGACGTCTGCTAGCCAGTGGGGGTGGGCTTTAATGCTTGGCTTTGTTCCAACGGTGCTCTCTCTGGTGTTTATGGCCAAGGCAGGAAAGTTGGTCGGTTCTACGCCTACGGCGATTATGGGTGCCTTGGAACCATTGACTGCTGTGGTTATTGGCACGGTGATTTTTGATGAATCATTGACCTTGCGCATAGTCCTTGGAATTATGCTGATTTTGGCTTCGGTGGTTCTTTTAGCTTTAAAAAAGAAGTAA
- a CDS encoding glycosyltransferase family 2 protein: MNVQAVLVNFRNEAKTINCLRALERGTVKPRRVFVVDNSCTETSRAAFLKESFDLDVEWIWNVANLGFAAGCNQGIRRSMEETPDDYVWLLNNDTEPTPTALENLLKKAEQTGAGITGSAIYDSNGNFSGGVGLVHPKFASVKRGSLQQPERFDYIEGSSFLISPQCLAKIGPLSEDYFLYFEESDYCLKAKKAGLTLAWATDSVITHHIGSSTGSEIRKGGVPFFIDCLMIRNRIHFARSNGFPAYGIFVGLLISLGLRLKRGQFNRVVTILRIISSRNAFRNFIIKNGGFYDHV; this comes from the coding sequence GTGAACGTTCAAGCCGTACTGGTAAACTTCAGGAACGAGGCAAAGACCATCAACTGCCTTAGGGCCCTTGAAAGAGGGACCGTCAAGCCCCGCCGTGTATTCGTGGTAGACAATTCCTGCACCGAAACCTCCAGGGCAGCCTTCCTTAAGGAAAGCTTTGATCTGGACGTGGAATGGATCTGGAATGTTGCAAACCTAGGTTTTGCCGCCGGATGCAACCAGGGCATTAGACGTTCCATGGAGGAGACGCCCGACGATTACGTCTGGCTGTTGAACAACGATACGGAACCGACGCCCACCGCGCTGGAGAACCTGCTGAAAAAAGCGGAACAGACCGGCGCAGGCATAACGGGTTCCGCCATCTACGATTCCAACGGGAATTTCTCTGGCGGCGTCGGGCTTGTACATCCCAAGTTCGCTTCCGTCAAGCGCGGCAGTCTGCAGCAGCCGGAACGTTTCGACTACATCGAAGGTTCTTCCTTCCTGATTTCGCCTCAGTGTCTAGCCAAGATCGGCCCCCTCAGCGAAGACTACTTCCTGTACTTCGAAGAAAGCGACTACTGTCTCAAGGCAAAAAAGGCAGGGCTTACCCTGGCTTGGGCAACCGACAGCGTGATTACCCATCACATAGGCTCCAGTACCGGCAGCGAAATCCGTAAGGGCGGCGTTCCCTTCTTCATCGACTGCCTGATGATCCGTAACCGCATTCACTTCGCAAGATCCAACGGCTTCCCTGCCTACGGTATTTTCGTAGGGCTGCTGATTAGCCTGGGCCTCCGTCTAAAGCGCGGGCAGTTCAATCGTGTGGTGACCATCCTAAGGATTATTTCATCACGAAACGCCTTCAGGAATTTTATCATAAAGAACGGTGGTTTCTATGACCATGTTTAA
- the smc gene encoding chromosome segregation protein SMC encodes MQITKLKIFGFKSFAQRTEVNFPTKGLTAVVGPNGCGKSNITDAIRWVLGEQKAAALRMGKMQDVIFSGTEERAAMSLAEVSIVIDNSDGTLNSEYSEVVVTRRVHRDGSGEYLINNQECRLRDVHALLFDSGLGSSTYSQMNADMIKAVLSDKADDRRVLFEEAAGVSKYKQQRKETRRQLERVQMDMDRVEDNLRNVRRSVRMYETQAEKVNEFKRLNRRLRELDLSISIDKYEDMKDGLSTLDTTSRRMNHEVESAKTKATELQTKIDEKKLLISEDETAYRDLEREVQKATISLNDLNNNFGRIRDTISALESANDKAQEEITRSQGKVEELTVEQSRLEEENAVLGSDSDMDEMNALLEREREVLQVMRDKLDDLRQQSRELSNERLQATNKANSLRSRFERMDAESALLQGNLEKWNNEIEGLKSQKAEAEDAIRDIKDGVDQANANLERLEEQKSTREDRLDGERGELTDAQKKLQDLKNEETRLRSRIDVLQSVANEGTDASRWLVENKAELIGGILSERIEAVPEYASQVEAALGDLMDAVIVSNEGNASEIVESMKGYNVGKALLALTQVPAPAYQGTVDGAGVVGCLNQFVKADGEISGWLSGILSRYYVVDSLQTALSLAKNMRDQDLCFVAPDAIVRTSGLVSSGAATSGALSRKNEIAEANALLENVLAEVEVQTEEIGRLQDLVDEDVQMLESIVDEIREQQETQRGANSAVAIHNNTVLSCERRLNQLEAEVQNAMAKIQAAEDSKNSDAELAEAQSAVERAEEQYSSVNDQMSEQETMYREKEEEVRELERAAQDKNAKLAQNTNRLRGIAEQIEFLENSIRNRNAEIETNLQNIDKNNEDSRDLETQIQSKDSELRDLEQQRDLAREKYELVSGDIEDWRSEVNTLRDDMIEKMKELNDVGRRQEALQANLDRLVERITNEWSVDLANPEDVERVEYSQPEADREVRELRGKIKELGPVNVNVMENYEDEKKRLEEVEKQFDDLDRARASLDRTITKLDDIARQRYLETFSRIQKNFQFVFSKLFLNGETKMSLVEKVDEMGKPMDILDADIEINVRPTGKKMRGIKALSGGEHALTATALLFAIYMEKPSPYCVLDEVDGPLDDANVGRFMALLREFSKQTLFIVVTHNKRTMAEADMLYGVTQEIKGISRIASVQLADATKFAI; translated from the coding sequence GTGCAGATTACAAAACTAAAGATTTTTGGATTCAAGTCCTTTGCCCAAAGGACCGAAGTGAATTTCCCTACCAAGGGCCTTACGGCTGTGGTGGGTCCCAATGGTTGCGGTAAGTCTAACATTACCGATGCTATCCGCTGGGTGCTTGGCGAACAGAAGGCCGCTGCACTTCGTATGGGCAAGATGCAGGACGTGATCTTTAGCGGTACCGAAGAGCGTGCCGCCATGAGCCTTGCAGAAGTCTCCATCGTCATCGACAACAGCGATGGAACTTTGAATTCTGAATATTCCGAAGTGGTGGTTACCCGCCGCGTCCATCGTGACGGTTCCGGCGAGTACCTGATCAATAACCAGGAATGCCGTCTTCGCGACGTCCATGCCCTGCTTTTTGACTCCGGTCTTGGTTCCAGTACTTATTCCCAGATGAACGCCGACATGATTAAGGCGGTTCTTTCTGACAAGGCCGATGACCGTCGAGTTCTTTTCGAAGAAGCCGCAGGCGTCAGCAAGTATAAGCAGCAGCGTAAGGAAACCCGCCGCCAGTTGGAACGTGTGCAGATGGATATGGACCGCGTCGAGGACAACCTCCGTAATGTCCGCCGTTCTGTACGTATGTACGAAACCCAGGCCGAAAAGGTCAATGAATTTAAGCGCTTGAATAGGCGCCTCCGTGAACTGGACCTGTCTATCAGTATCGACAAGTACGAAGACATGAAGGACGGTCTTTCTACCTTGGATACCACATCTCGCCGTATGAACCACGAGGTGGAATCTGCAAAGACCAAGGCCACGGAACTCCAGACCAAAATCGACGAGAAGAAACTTCTCATTAGCGAAGACGAAACCGCCTATCGCGACTTGGAACGTGAAGTCCAGAAGGCTACCATTAGCCTTAACGACTTGAACAACAATTTTGGACGAATCCGCGATACCATTTCTGCCTTGGAAAGCGCCAATGATAAGGCCCAGGAAGAAATCACCCGTAGTCAGGGCAAGGTGGAGGAACTGACGGTTGAACAGTCCCGCCTTGAAGAAGAAAATGCGGTTCTTGGTTCCGACAGCGACATGGACGAGATGAACGCCCTGCTGGAACGTGAACGCGAAGTATTGCAGGTCATGCGCGACAAGCTGGATGACCTTCGCCAACAGTCCAGGGAACTTTCCAACGAACGCCTCCAGGCAACCAACAAGGCCAACTCCCTCAGGAGCCGCTTTGAACGTATGGATGCCGAGTCTGCCCTTCTGCAGGGCAACCTGGAAAAGTGGAACAACGAAATTGAAGGCCTCAAGTCCCAGAAGGCTGAGGCCGAAGATGCCATCCGCGATATCAAGGATGGCGTGGACCAGGCTAACGCCAACCTGGAACGTCTTGAAGAACAGAAGTCTACCCGCGAGGATCGTCTGGATGGCGAACGCGGCGAATTGACTGATGCCCAGAAGAAACTGCAGGATCTGAAGAACGAAGAAACCCGTCTCCGCTCCAGAATCGACGTCCTGCAGAGCGTGGCTAACGAAGGTACCGACGCCAGCCGCTGGCTTGTAGAAAACAAGGCTGAGCTCATAGGCGGAATCCTTTCCGAACGTATCGAGGCTGTTCCCGAATATGCATCTCAGGTGGAAGCTGCCCTTGGCGACTTGATGGATGCTGTCATTGTCTCTAACGAAGGCAACGCTTCTGAAATTGTGGAATCCATGAAGGGCTACAACGTGGGGAAGGCGCTTCTCGCCCTTACCCAGGTTCCGGCTCCCGCATATCAGGGTACCGTAGACGGTGCCGGTGTGGTGGGCTGCCTGAACCAGTTCGTCAAGGCCGATGGCGAAATCAGCGGTTGGCTCTCTGGAATTCTGTCCCGCTACTATGTGGTGGACTCCCTCCAGACTGCGCTTTCGCTGGCCAAGAACATGCGTGACCAGGACCTTTGCTTTGTGGCTCCCGATGCCATTGTACGTACCAGCGGTCTTGTCAGTAGCGGTGCGGCTACCTCCGGCGCCCTTTCCCGCAAGAACGAAATCGCCGAGGCTAACGCCCTACTTGAAAACGTGCTGGCTGAAGTTGAAGTCCAGACTGAGGAAATCGGCCGCCTCCAGGACCTTGTGGACGAAGACGTCCAGATGCTGGAATCCATCGTAGATGAAATTCGAGAACAGCAGGAAACCCAGCGTGGCGCTAACTCCGCTGTTGCAATCCATAACAATACGGTCTTGAGCTGCGAGCGCCGTCTGAACCAGTTGGAAGCTGAAGTCCAGAACGCCATGGCCAAGATTCAGGCTGCCGAGGATTCCAAGAACAGCGATGCTGAACTTGCCGAAGCCCAGTCCGCCGTGGAACGTGCAGAAGAACAGTATTCCTCTGTCAACGACCAAATGTCCGAGCAGGAAACCATGTATCGCGAAAAGGAAGAAGAAGTTCGCGAACTGGAACGCGCCGCTCAGGACAAGAATGCAAAGCTTGCCCAGAATACCAACCGCCTTCGTGGTATTGCCGAACAGATTGAATTCCTGGAAAACTCCATCCGCAATCGCAATGCAGAAATCGAGACCAACCTCCAGAATATCGACAAGAACAACGAAGACTCCAGGGATCTGGAAACCCAGATCCAGAGCAAGGATTCTGAACTTCGTGACTTGGAACAGCAGCGTGACCTTGCCCGTGAGAAGTACGAACTTGTGTCCGGCGATATCGAAGACTGGCGCTCCGAAGTAAACACCCTTCGTGACGACATGATCGAAAAGATGAAGGAATTGAATGATGTGGGCCGCCGTCAGGAAGCCTTGCAGGCAAACCTGGATCGTCTGGTGGAACGCATCACCAATGAATGGTCTGTAGATCTCGCCAATCCCGAAGACGTTGAACGTGTGGAATACAGCCAGCCCGAAGCCGATCGCGAAGTCCGTGAACTCCGCGGCAAGATCAAGGAACTGGGCCCTGTCAATGTCAACGTGATGGAAAACTACGAAGACGAAAAGAAGCGTCTCGAGGAAGTGGAAAAGCAGTTCGACGATCTCGATCGTGCCCGCGCCTCTCTCGACCGTACCATCACCAAGCTGGATGACATCGCCCGTCAGCGCTATCTTGAAACCTTCAGCCGTATCCAGAAGAACTTCCAGTTTGTCTTCAGTAAGCTGTTCCTGAACGGCGAAACCAAGATGAGCCTTGTGGAAAAGGTGGATGAAATGGGCAAACCCATGGATATCCTAGATGCAGACATCGAAATCAACGTTCGACCCACCGGTAAGAAGATGCGCGGCATCAAGGCCCTGTCTGGTGGTGAACACGCCTTGACCGCTACGGCCTTGCTGTTCGCTATCTACATGGAAAAGCCGTCTCCCTACTGCGTGCTGGACGAAGTGGATGGTCCTCTGGACGACGCCAACGTGGGTCGTTTCATGGCACTCCTCCGCGAATTCAGTAAGCAGACCTTGTTCATCGTGGTGACCCATAACAAGCGTACCATGGCCGAAGCCGATATGCTTTACGGTGTGACTCAGGAAATCAAGGGCATTTCCCGCATTGCGAGCGTCCAGCTGGCCGATGCAACCAAGTTCGCAATCTAA
- a CDS encoding capsule assembly Wzi family protein: MTMFKKSFFKFVCSAAAFAGISVGFLSNPAQAHISFENADKNHQVNIHGQLVDSVAVTNFGNIPGQNNAPTHYDNSMSVRLFLDGHFTSRLNFDARVKIHTDYTNRDIADHFYNPNEGLPYNKQSDTKRTWDLFGANVNYDLDAVKLLAGFDYLAWGPARRNHVILRGEQNNYRPWQDSTSRIHEAAPTPYFGYQFEIGPVVYTQYGMKLFEKKNFGKYLHAHRLDLSLPAKITLGLSETSLYGSTVEPAGSNPNMDADSSGRDFEWAYMIPFIPYVFQEHLQGDQDNISLSFDLSVKTIPHWEFYGELMWDDMKSPTSMFDDSWWGNKWAASVGVARDSIRLGSTYWNWYTEYTRVEPWVYTHHKGGAYTYASYTKSLGTDLGPNSQELYAELSGAYTFKTGFLKDAFLKGTLHGSAVAKDTAFGGNIADIHTPESATDKKFLDDATTLNYVELGGNLEFAPRRWMTIRAGYSRYFGDYEGYRATAVGTLQY, from the coding sequence ATGACCATGTTTAAGAAAAGTTTTTTCAAGTTTGTATGTTCGGCCGCCGCCTTCGCAGGCATCTCCGTCGGGTTTCTTTCCAATCCGGCCCAGGCCCACATTTCCTTTGAAAACGCCGACAAGAACCATCAGGTGAACATTCATGGCCAGCTGGTGGACTCCGTGGCCGTTACCAACTTCGGGAACATTCCCGGGCAGAATAACGCCCCCACCCATTATGACAATTCCATGTCTGTCCGTCTTTTTCTGGATGGCCACTTTACCAGCCGCTTGAATTTTGACGCCAGGGTAAAGATCCACACGGACTACACCAACCGCGACATCGCAGACCATTTCTACAATCCTAACGAAGGCCTTCCCTACAACAAGCAAAGCGACACCAAGCGAACTTGGGACTTGTTCGGCGCCAACGTTAACTACGACCTGGACGCGGTCAAGCTGCTGGCCGGCTTTGACTACCTGGCCTGGGGCCCCGCCCGACGAAACCACGTGATACTGCGCGGCGAACAAAACAACTACAGGCCCTGGCAAGATTCCACCAGCCGTATTCACGAAGCCGCTCCCACGCCTTATTTCGGTTACCAGTTCGAGATCGGCCCGGTGGTTTATACCCAGTACGGCATGAAGCTTTTCGAGAAGAAGAACTTCGGCAAGTATCTGCACGCCCATCGTCTAGACCTGAGCCTGCCGGCAAAGATCACCCTAGGGCTTTCCGAGACATCCCTATACGGCTCTACCGTTGAACCCGCCGGAAGCAATCCTAACATGGACGCAGACAGCAGCGGTCGCGACTTTGAGTGGGCCTACATGATACCCTTCATTCCCTACGTCTTCCAGGAGCACCTGCAGGGCGACCAGGACAACATCTCGCTGTCGTTTGACCTTAGCGTCAAGACCATTCCCCATTGGGAATTCTACGGAGAACTGATGTGGGACGACATGAAGTCACCCACCAGCATGTTTGACGATTCCTGGTGGGGCAACAAGTGGGCGGCCTCCGTCGGCGTAGCCCGCGACAGCATCCGTCTGGGAAGTACTTACTGGAACTGGTATACGGAATATACCCGCGTAGAGCCCTGGGTCTACACACATCATAAGGGTGGCGCCTATACTTACGCCAGCTACACAAAGAGTTTGGGTACAGACCTTGGTCCCAATAGCCAGGAACTCTACGCCGAATTAAGCGGAGCCTATACCTTCAAGACCGGATTCCTCAAGGACGCCTTCCTCAAGGGAACGCTCCACGGAAGCGCCGTAGCCAAGGACACCGCCTTCGGCGGCAACATTGCAGACATCCACACTCCCGAAAGCGCCACCGACAAGAAGTTCCTGGATGACGCCACCACCTTGAACTATGTGGAACTGGGAGGAAACCTGGAATTCGCCCCACGCCGCTGGATGACAATCCGCGCAGGATATTCTCGTTATTTCGGCGACTACGAAGGATACCGCGCAACTGCAGTCGGCACCCTACAATACTAA
- a CDS encoding ATP-binding protein: MLKKLWNTFIYAGLTKDEWLQVEDRFLKENHSLLTAFSTVVCILMGLLAVYTYCFDDVYVANVLPYSMLCILQLGIFCLTKFVASKHPALINILIVTFAATMYAFGIVLGSVFDTSNYALAFIILIIVVPLIFFDRPVRSLTLAFIMSIIFVLFCYMYKDARVFRVDVLNVCVWGIASIGLSCVFSSIRASNHLVIKQKMEAEEALQKSIHSREEQMAVFQSLGNVFSSLYYADIEKRTFVSLTNNKVVRDVIGSEGDAVERITFFGYNKVRAEHRADFFKFMDFNTLEERLRVSPIIASQFQSTLVLDNRNEYEWAEAYFIAVKDLEESPDAPLKHVIFATKTINDEKLKELEQMDKLQKALSAAQSANKAKTTFLNNVSHDIRTPMNAIIGFTGLARNHIDDQTVVGDYLTKISTSSSYLLSLIDDVLDMSRIESGKIKLSTKVESLQEIADELKTIIAEDILAKQLELSVRFEDVKHDKVICDKQRLMQILLNLLSNAIKFNREGGKVDFKVKERFSPVPGFASFEIKVRDTGLGMSEEFLKLIFQPFEREQTSTVSGIQGTGLGMSITKNLVDMMAGTIEVNSALDVGTVFNVQLNFRIGENTPDEKNEPVEASKNLSVEDMNLLKGKKVLLVEDNHMNQVFAQHLLKDTGATIELAENGLVACDKLLERGGGYYDLVLMDVQMPVMDGYEATRRIRDFSDRSLALVPIVAMTANAFEEDKKLAFSYGMDGHVAKPIKLENLLTVLRTVFSKS, translated from the coding sequence ATGTTGAAAAAATTGTGGAATACGTTCATCTATGCTGGCTTGACCAAGGATGAATGGCTGCAGGTAGAAGATCGCTTCCTTAAGGAGAATCATTCCTTGCTGACCGCTTTTTCTACGGTCGTCTGCATACTGATGGGTCTTCTTGCTGTTTACACGTATTGCTTTGATGATGTTTATGTGGCGAACGTTTTGCCCTACAGCATGCTGTGCATCTTGCAGCTAGGGATCTTTTGCCTAACCAAGTTTGTTGCTTCCAAGCATCCGGCTCTTATAAATATCCTGATAGTAACCTTTGCTGCAACCATGTACGCCTTTGGCATCGTGCTAGGTTCTGTCTTTGATACGAGCAACTACGCCTTGGCTTTCATCATCCTTATTATCGTTGTTCCCCTTATCTTTTTTGACCGCCCTGTCAGAAGCTTGACCTTGGCCTTTATCATGAGCATTATTTTCGTACTGTTCTGCTACATGTACAAGGATGCTCGCGTATTTAGAGTCGATGTATTGAATGTTTGTGTGTGGGGTATTGCAAGCATTGGATTGAGCTGCGTCTTTTCTTCTATCCGAGCAAGTAACCATCTTGTGATTAAGCAGAAAATGGAGGCTGAAGAAGCTTTACAGAAATCCATTCACAGTCGCGAAGAGCAGATGGCTGTTTTCCAGTCCTTGGGTAATGTCTTTTCTTCGCTGTACTATGCGGACATTGAAAAAAGGACTTTTGTCAGCCTGACCAATAACAAGGTCGTTAGAGACGTAATTGGCTCTGAAGGAGACGCCGTGGAACGGATTACCTTCTTTGGATACAACAAGGTCCGTGCGGAACATCGTGCTGATTTCTTCAAGTTCATGGACTTTAATACCCTTGAGGAGCGTCTGCGTGTTTCTCCCATTATTGCCTCACAGTTCCAGTCTACCCTGGTTCTGGATAACCGTAACGAATACGAATGGGCGGAAGCCTACTTTATTGCAGTGAAGGATCTTGAGGAAAGTCCTGATGCTCCTTTGAAGCATGTCATTTTTGCGACCAAGACTATCAATGATGAAAAGCTGAAGGAACTGGAACAGATGGATAAGTTGCAGAAGGCTCTGTCTGCAGCCCAGTCCGCAAATAAGGCCAAGACCACCTTCCTGAACAATGTAAGCCATGACATCCGTACTCCCATGAACGCGATTATCGGATTTACGGGCCTGGCCAGAAATCACATTGATGACCAGACGGTTGTAGGCGATTACCTGACCAAGATTTCTACATCAAGTAGTTACCTGCTGTCGTTGATTGATGATGTCCTCGATATGAGCCGCATCGAAAGTGGAAAAATCAAGCTGTCTACCAAGGTTGAATCCTTGCAGGAAATTGCAGATGAGTTAAAGACCATTATTGCCGAAGATATTCTTGCAAAGCAGCTGGAACTGAGTGTTCGTTTTGAAGATGTCAAGCACGACAAGGTTATTTGCGATAAGCAGCGCCTGATGCAGATTTTGCTTAACTTGCTTAGCAACGCAATCAAGTTCAATAGGGAAGGTGGCAAGGTTGATTTTAAGGTCAAGGAACGTTTCTCTCCGGTACCGGGATTTGCATCCTTTGAAATCAAGGTTCGCGATACGGGCCTTGGCATGAGCGAGGAATTCCTGAAGCTGATCTTCCAGCCCTTTGAACGTGAACAGACCAGTACGGTCAGCGGCATCCAGGGAACGGGTCTTGGCATGAGCATTACCAAGAATCTGGTGGACATGATGGCGGGAACCATCGAGGTGAACAGTGCCCTTGATGTTGGTACTGTATTCAATGTCCAGCTGAACTTCAGAATTGGAGAGAATACTCCCGACGAAAAGAATGAGCCTGTTGAGGCTAGCAAAAATCTGTCCGTTGAAGACATGAATCTTCTGAAGGGAAAGAAGGTGCTTCTTGTGGAAGACAACCACATGAACCAGGTTTTCGCTCAGCATTTGCTCAAGGATACCGGAGCCACAATTGAACTTGCCGAAAACGGCTTGGTTGCCTGCGACAAGTTGCTTGAACGAGGTGGCGGCTATTACGACCTGGTCTTGATGGATGTTCAGATGCCTGTAATGGATGGCTATGAGGCAACCCGCAGAATTCGTGATTTCTCCGACAGGTCTCTGGCCTTGGTTCCCATTGTGGCTATGACCGCCAACGCCTTCGAAGAAGACAAGAAACTAGCCTTCTCCTACGGAATGGACGGCCATGTGGCAAAGCCCATTAAACTCGAAAACCTGCTGACGGTTCTTAGAACCGTGTTTTCAAAGTCCTAA